In Haliotis asinina isolate JCU_RB_2024 chromosome 15, JCU_Hal_asi_v2, whole genome shotgun sequence, the sequence AAATGAAGAGCGTGAGTAAAAAGGGAGGGTGTGGgcactgagtgagtgtgtgggtaaAGAGGGAGCGTGTGGGTAAAGAGGGAGCATGTGGGTAAAGAGGGAGCATGTGGGTAAAGAGGGACCGTGTGGGCAGCGATGGAGCGTGTGGGTGAAGAGGGAGGGTGTGATTGCAAAGGGAGAGTATGGGTAGCGATGGAGCGCGTGGGTAGAGAGGGAATGTGTGGGTGCAAAGGGAGCGTGTGGATAGAGAGGGAGCATGTGGGTGCAAAGAGAGCGTGTGGGTAGAGCATGTGGGTGCAAAGGGAGCGTGTGGGTAGAACATGTAGGTGCAAAGGGACCGCGAGGTTAGAGAGTGAGTTTGTGGGTGCaaagggagtgtgtgtgtagAGAAGGAGTGTATGGGTGCAAAGGCAATGTGTGGGCAGACAGGGAGTGTGTGGGCAGAGAGGAGCGTGTGGGTGCAAAGGGAACGTGTGGGCAGCGAGGGAGAGTGTGGGTAGAGAGGGAGAATGTGGGTGGAAAGAGATCGTGTGGGTAGAGAATGCGGGTGCAAAGGGAGTGTGTGGGtagagagagagggagtgagTGCAAAGGGAAAGTGTGGGTAGAGAAGGAGTGTGTGGGTAGATATACTGTATGTATGTCAGCGCCATACAGGCAGCAGGGCAATTCATGGGCTGTCTGAGTTTAACATCCTGTTTTGAACGGCTGGTAGACCAGTTTCATTCACAAAAATTAGTACGTGAATATCTAGAACATTTATGTTTTGGACCATGTAAAACTGGACACGCTATCAATTTGTATAAAGCTGACTTTGTGGACAGTTAAGGGGATTTGGAGTTGCAACTCACTGCTCTCCCCAGGTTACCGGCCCATTGTTGTCCGCTGATAAGCACTGAAATGGACCAGCTTCTAAGGATTCAGTGTGACAGACAGCCAATAATTGGTATACACCAGACACTGTGCTCACCACAAATTCCCATCTGTTATGTGCAATCATGGGTCACGGCATAAGGCCAAGCGCGGCAAACGGCTGGTTCAGGGAAACACTACCAAGAATGGAATAATGGAAACCGTGAGAATCCAATCTACATTCAGCCCCCGGGAGAATGGTCGAGGAAATTTGCAGAGAAAACAGTCTGGTGATATAACATTTCCGCATTCAACATAACCATAAACTGTCACAGATAACCAGTAAGGGTTCTAGTACAGATTCTCGTTCATGATGATTGACATTTCGCTCTACAGAGGGGGTGGGGGCAATTCCCCACTCCCCACCTAGAGACCAAGCTGAGTATTGAGACAAAGTTTACTGTTGACTGCAAAATCTACCGTTATAAGAAGTCCTGCCTTTTGTGTATTTGGCAGTAATTCATGATATTGTAACGGAACGGCCAAGGACTAGTCAAAATACTAGTGGACAAACTATACAAATATAATGTTTGCTGCCACcagtcacaaaatgtgacaaaataaataccagAGTTCGGAGACGAagttcagtgaaaatatatcacaaggaccTAACAGACAAAGAATGAAGAAACTAGCGACATGCAGAAGGATCACAAAACAAGAAGATAAAGTTCAAATAACGATTCTATATAATGAGcactaaactgaaaatacacgaTCTCGAAACTGTCACCTGGACTGTCATCAGGACTGGATATCTTGCTTGTGAAACCGTGTCTTCGTGGTTGTAGATGCTGTATGGCAGTCTTGATTGAGACTCCTGgttgttaaatgaattgaaCTGTACAATAAACTTTGAAACTGGAAAGTGTATACTTGACTTGCGATGAACAGCTGTGACTGTGagtgtatctgtatctgtaatCTGTACACTTGATTCACATAAGCCAAGGATAATCCGTCGGAATGAATCTGCCGGAATGAATCCGGACCTCAACAAGGTTGAAAATACAACCATAATAATCACGTAACTACAGCTAGATCCTTAGAGAGCAGACCAAGTGTTAACAATATCCTAGTTAATTAaaatttatacaataaaggTATCCCATAAtgcgaaaatgagaattaaGCTGTAACGTAACCCTGGAACCCTACCTTGCTTGAGAAGTCAAATTTGCCGCCCCGACTTTAACCTTGACAGCTCTATTTATAGGTGACATAAGGTCACATGACACGCAAACGTGACGTCAGGaaattcaagatggcgactGTAAACATGACTGACGTTACCTGTGCCGTAGTTTACTGTTATACCTGGTACTGTAGCTTGGAAGATGACTGCACAAAAGGTAGGTCATCTTAATTAAATGCAGCATAAGGCTGGTATCTTGGCTGGAATCACTGTGATGGCTGAGAAATTGATTATCTCGGTACTTGAAGCCAAGATCAGACTTGAAGTTTTGTTACACTGCCCTCTCCCTATGTATGTCCCCTTCTCCATCTTCTCAGCATCCGCTATTCCTTCTCGGAGGATGTCTTCTACATCTTCCCAGTCACTGTCATGCTGTGGCTCTGGCAAGGCTGTCGCTCCGACTGCTGTGTCTGGGGAAGGAGCTAAAGATGGAGATTGTATAGCAGTATGTACAGCGACTGGAACTTGGGTTGGTACTTGGCTGGAACATGTGCTTGCGTCTCGGCTGGAGCTTGGGCCTGACTGGTGGGTACCAGCTGGTGCACGTACCCTGGCGGTACAACCATAGGAGCCTTTACTGGGGAACTCGACTTGTGACGATGACAGCCTTTGATGATTCAACATGTCTTCCTTTCTACTGTAATCCCTGTTACAGTCCGGGCAACTGTAGCGCTTTCTCTTCCTGTGCTTCTATCTAGCTTGTCTAGACAGGTTGCTGGAAGAGCTGAAAGTCTGTCGACACTGGTGACACGTATAGGGAGTATAATAATGCAAGTATAACATCTGCAAGTATAATAATGACATAACTACCCCTAGCTAATTATACCAAACACTGTATACTCTGTTAAGCTTTGGACATTCTTGGTCTGCTCTCGTATATCTTTATACTTTCAGGTGTGGAAATGGTGGTCATCCCTACAGTAACTACTCTGCAGAGTCAAGATATGGTTTGAGCAAGTCAAAATGGACAACGCGAGGTTTGCCCCTGGACCCTaactgtgttctgtaaataacatCAGAGATTTTTCCAACAATGGAAAATGGCCCTGACCACTTCATCTGTAACTTGGGAGAAAGTCCTTTGGAGCGTCTGTTACAGAGGCACTACACTTTGTGACCAACTGTGAAGGATTTgttgtgtacatttcataatTCTTCGTTTGTCTGTGACCAGCATGTTTCAAGTTGATCCTAGCCTGATCCCATACGTCTTAAAGGTATTCTTTCACCCTCATGGGATAGTCTTCAACTTGAATTTGTCCCCAGACGGATTCTGTATCATCACATCAACAGGCATAGACAACTCTCTCCCGAAGATCATCTTGTTTGGGGTCTGTTCTGTAGATTCCTGGGTGGCGCTGCGGTAAGCCATTAGTGCAAATGGTAGTTTCTGGTCCCAGTCCCTCTGTTGACATAGGGGATCCAGATACTTGGCTAAGATATCCACCACTGTCTTGTTAAATCTTTCGAGCATGCCATCAGACTTGCCATCAGGGTTGAATGGGGTGGTTCTTGTCTTGTGGATGTCAACATCCGGCAAATCTCAGAAAAGAGCTCTGATTCAAAATTTCGCCCTTGATCTATATGGATTTACTGTGGTGCTCCAAATCTGCAATAAACTGTTCAACTAACGCACAAGCAACTGTCTTTGCCTCTTGGTTAGGAAGTGCATAAGCTTCCACCCATTTTGTGTAGTAGTCACCAACCACACATATGACTCTGTTTCCACTTTCCGTTACAGGAAATGGTCCTAAGATGTCTATATCCAATCACTCCACGGGTGCTCCGACACTGTACTGCTGTAAAGGGGCTTTAGATTTTCTAGTAGGCTTGCGTCGAGCAGCGCAAGTCTTACAGGTAGAGCAAGGAGACCTTACCTGATCAGACATGCCATGCCAGTAAAAATCTCTAACCTTGGACAGAGTTTTCATATAGGCAAAGTGTCCACCTGGCTTTTCCCGAATGAGCCTCATATAAGATCTGTTTCTGTAAGGAGCGTGGAACTACTGTCAATAGGGACCAAACGAATCTGCCCACTTGCGACAAAGTACCCCTTCAACAACCTCCAAAGAATCCCATAAACCCCAGTAGACTTTGGTTGTAGCTGACTCACTGGACAAATCTTCCCACTTAGTTTAGGTTTGGGACATGGGACTCTACGAGGatgaaaatgggcttcaaatcTGGGTCAGACATCTGTTCTGTACGGATTTCAGATAAAGACCACTGTGCCTCTATAAAGAGTTGTGCTAACATTCCTGTTGCTGTGTCTTCCATTCCACACTGTTTGCAGGGCTTCCTTGACATACCGTCAGCATTGCCATGCTTCTTGCCAGGTCGATGCTCAATcttaaaatcatactcacacaAAACTTTCAGCCATCTTGGCAACTGTCCTTCTGGATCCTTGAAATTTAGGAGCCAGCGTAAGGAGACATGATCTGTGCGGATCAAAAATTCCCGCACATAGAAATAATGGCGAAAATACTTGATGAAAGTGACAACAGCAAGTAACTCTCGTCTTGTGACGCAGTGGTTTCTTTCTTGTTTAGAAAGGGTCTTGCTAGCGTATGCCTTAACTTTTTCACTGCCATCTTGGACCGGTGATAATACTGCACCCATGGCAAAGTTGCTTGCATCTGTGTCTAAAATAAACAGCTCTGTGTGACTTGGATAGGCAAGAATAGCGGCTGAAATTCTTCCTTCAGCAGGCTGAAAGCCTCATCACTCTCTGTACTGCACATGAAGTTAGAATTCTTCTCTGTCAGGCTATGGAGGGGTCTGGCAATATTGGCAAAATCTTTAATGAAGCGTCTGTAGTATGACGCAAGTCCCAAAAAGCTTCGAACGTCACTCACATTCTTGGGTATGGGCCAATCTCTCACACTCTCTACCTTTTGAGGATCTGTACTCACTCCTTCTACTGACACAGTGTGCCCAAGATAAGACACTTGTCTCTTAAAGAAATGACACTTGGAGGGTTTCAACTTCAGGCCGGCTTCTTGAAATCTGTCAAACACTGTTCTTAGTTTTGACAGCACCTGTTCGAAGTCCTTGCcaaaaacaataacatcatcCAAATATACCAACAAAATCTCCCAGTGCAAATCTTGTTCCATTAAGCGGGAGAAGGTAGATGGGGCGTTGCAAAGTCCACATGGCATTACCCACCACTGAAACAGACTACTCCTCGTAGAAAATGCAGATTTTTGCATCGCCGCCTCGTCTAGTTCTACTTGCCAAAATCCGCTAGCAATGTCCACAGTTGCATAAAACTGAGAACCATGCAGCGCATCCAGTGTATCATCTATTCTCGGAATCGGACGGGCGTCTATAATGGTCCGATCATTCAAACAGCGATAATCACAGCAGAACCTCCAATCGTCTGAGACCTTCCTTGCCGAAACAACTGGTGGAGCCCAGGGACTAGATGATGGCTCGATAACTTGTCGCTCCAGCATGTCTTGAATCATAGAATCTGCAGCTTCTTG encodes:
- the LOC137265059 gene encoding uncharacterized protein, whose product is MGAVLSPVQDGSEKVKAYASKTLSKQERNHCVTRRELLAVVTFIKYFRHYFYVREFLIRTDHVSLRWLLNFKDPEGQLPRWLKVLCEYDFKIEHRPGKKHGNADGMSRKPCKQCGMEDTATGINRSYMRLIREKPGGHFAYMKTLSKVRDFYWHGMSDQTRTTPFNPDGKSDGMLERFNKTVVDILAKYLDPLCQQRDWDQKLPFALMAYRSATQESTEQTPNKMIFGRELSMPVDVMIQNPSGDKFKLKTIP